From the Lactuca sativa cultivar Salinas chromosome 9, Lsat_Salinas_v11, whole genome shotgun sequence genome, the window tatgattgtgttGTATGTTACATGATTGTATGGTAtctggtatgttgggggaactcactaagctttgtgcttacagttttcagtttggtttcaggtacctcttcttcaaaggggaaggagttggcgcagTAGCGATACATCATACACATACACTATTTTCCGCCTTACgagattgttctgggatttgtactctgatattcaGTTGATTTCGCATTTTGGTTTTTCAAACATGATATATGATTGTGGAATGTTTTGATTAAACAATgtttatttacaaatgtttttcaaagtattgattttaaaattgaaatttttggacgtaaaAATTAGGctgttacacacacacacacacacacacacatatatatatatatatatatatatatatatatatatatatatatatagacatacaCACACACCATATACTCCAGGAACTTTGGACCCCTTAGAGAAATAGGCTCTGAGCGTCCGTCTAGGTTGCCCACTATATGGGTCAGGCCTatcacacgcacacacacacacacacacacacactagggtttCCCTCCGAAGGATGGAGGCTGAGAGTGAGAcgaaaccataaacataatgTTGCTTAAATGGGGTTCAAGGCCTAGGATCTAGGGTTTTGAATGAAGTTGCCACCGCGTCGCGACTATCACCTGATGACTGCCCTGCTACTTAAATGACGTGGCTGTGCCATGATGGGTCTCCATCACCACACTACAGTTAGTCGTAAATCCCCAAGACTTCAAACTTGAATAATTAAAGGCTAAGTGATTGATAACAGAAAACAGATGTTACAACATATTAGAATAATGTTCGAGACTAGTTATTAGTGTTTTGGAAAAGTTATTCGTATTCTGGACAAGTTCTACTTATTCTGGACACAAATTACGCGTTCCAGAAAACTTCAAGTTCTTCACCGtcagaagatatatatatatatatatatatatatatatatatatatatatatatatgaaaaatatgTAAGTCTGAGATGCGAGAAATATCCGAAATGGAGAGTCCTAAGTCCGAAATGGGATTATGAAGTATATTCTTCGAAATACTATATATAGGAGGTATCACAGTCAAATGTCGAATTCACCATGCGGATAACCCAGATTCAGGTACAAAATGTGGTGTTACATAATTGGTTGTTAGTTTGCCAATgtgataatgacttaggaggttAATAACGTTTCTTGTTTGTCCATTTTAGGTCCCTAACgtattttttgtgcgtattacaccattaaggttaTTATAACTGTTTACAAATAGTCATTTTAATAGGAAGAAGCCGGtaaaatgattatttataaacggttataacaaccttaatggtgtaatatACACAAAAAATACGTTGAGGACCTAATATGGACAAACGAGAAACATTATTACCCTCCTAATTCACTATCCCATGAAACTGTAAACCCCTATAGtaaatttttactttttaaataagAAACTTGTAGGTCGTGAGGTTGGTAGTTTGGATGTTTTTAACCTCGACCTTCTTTATAAATGGAAGTGACGGTTTCTTAATGACAAAAGAGctctttgggtcaaaattgtcaaattttgtcATGGGGAAGGTGGTGGTTTTTCGGAAGATTCGAGAATAGGAATTAgagggggtgtttggcaaaagaTTGTAGGATCCATTAATCACCTCCATGAGAATGGTTGTATTCCTTCTAATTACATGTATAGAGTGGTGGGGGTGAGACTCAAACGAGGTTCTAGAAGGATGTTTGGTGCTTGGATATACCTCTTAGGGAGCGGTTCGAGAGGCTCTTTGCTTTGGCCTTTAATCAAGATGCTCGAGTAAGTGAATAATGGGATCCGGAGGGATGTAATTTTCATTGGCGTCGGGGGATTAGAGGAGGGGTTGAATCGACCCAATTTGATTATCTTGTAGAAGGATATTTGGTGCTTGAATATTCCTCTTAGGGAACGGTTCGGGAGACTCTTTGCTTTAGCCTTTAATTAAGATGCTTGAGTAAGTGAATAATGGGATCCAGAGGGATGTAATTTTCATTGGCCCCTCCTCTAATCCCCCGACACCAATGAAAATTACATCCCTCCGGATCCCATTATTCACTTACTCGAGCATCTTGATTAAAGGCCAAAGCAAAGAGCCTCCCGAACCGCTCCCTAAGAGGAATATCCAAGCACCAAATATGCTTCTAGAGCCTCGTTTGAGTCTCACCCCCCACCACTCTATACATGTAATTAGAAGGAATACAACCATTCTCATGGAGGTGATTAATGGATCCTACAATCTTTTGCCAAACACCCCTTCCAATTCCTATTCTCGAATCTTCCGAAAAACCACCACTTTCCCCATgacaaaatttgacaattttgACCCGAAGAGCTCCCTTGTCATTAAGAAACCGTCACTTCCATTTATAAAGAAGGCCGAGGTTAAAAACATCCAAACTACCAACCTCAAAGACCTACAAGTTTcttatttaaaaagtaaaaaattaCTATAGGGGTTTACAGTTtcatgggataatgacttaggagggtaataacgtttCCTGTTTGTCCATATTAGGTCTCCAACGTATTTTTTGTGTatattacaccattaaggttgTTATAACCGTTTATAAATAATCCTTTTACCGGCTTCTTCCTGTTAAAATGACTATTTGTAAACGGTTATAATAACATTAATGgtgtaatacgcacaaaaaatacGTTAGGGACCTAAAATGGACAAACAGGAAACGTTGTTACCCTCCTAAATCATTATCCCTTTGCCAATATAAAAAATGTTAGTTACTTTCTTTAAAATGTTAAAATGCAATAAACATaggattaatttaattaattttcctATTCCAACATTACATAAAAACTTATATTTTTTCGTAATTATAGTCACGCCATATTTATTTTAATTGagggtctttttttttttttttttttaattattattatctcCTGGCTCATAATATTTTGCATAATGTTCTTTTAttttggaaatggaataaaaaTAATGGATGAAAGTACTATAAATTATAAATTGTAAATATAATGTAAAAGtactataaattataaattataaatataatgtaAAACCAGCATTCTTTTACTGAAAAGTGAAAACACACACGCAAACCAGCCCCTTGTATTCAACCCCCGTCACCTCCTTCTCTGTACCTCACAAACATCTCGCCACTATATATACTTCTCCATTCTTTCTCCATTCCCTCACACTCAattcaaatcaaatatggatactAAGATCGGTAATGTAGATGTTGTTACTACTCCCAATGGCAATGTCGGTTGTCCTCCCAAAATCGGCGGTGCTAGTTGCGTACAGTCCTCCTCCGTACCATTCAACTCCACCGAAGCCACACTCGGCCGCCACCTCGCCCGCCGCCTCGTCCAGATTGGTATCTCCGACGTATTTTCCGTTCCCGGTGACTTCAACCTAACTCTACTTGATCATCTCATAGCTGAGCCCGGGCTCAATCTCGTAGGATGCTGCAACGAGCTAAATGCAGGATACGCTGCTGACGGATACGCTAGGTCTCGCGGCGTCGGTGCATGTGTTGTCACCTTCACCGTCGGTGGACTTAGTGTACTCAACGCCATTGCCGGTGCGTACAGTGAGAATCTTCCGATTATCTGTATTGTCGGTGGACCAAATTCCAACGATTATGGCACTAACAGAATTCTTCATCATACAATCGGATCGCCGGATTTCAGCCAAGAGCTTCGTTGCTTTCAGACAGTCACTTGCTATCAGGTATCAAACCTCGCATTTATAAGCCGAAATATTATACTGATTTTTATTTATCGATCGTTACACACTTCGATCTTCAATGCGACGCCATAGCTGTACCCTGTAAAAAAGCTATGTTGATTCTAGAGATTCATTACGATTGAAAAAAATCCGCCAGTACGAAATTATACACCTATAAACTCCGAAGTTGCAATTTGTGAATCGACAGTAATACAGTTAATCTACATCGATATCGATGTTAATAATACAATAAAATTGCAGAACTGTTTTCTTGATTTGTTATTGTTATATGAACGCAGGCTGTTGTGAATAATCTGGAAGATGCACATGAACTAATTGATACCGCAATATCAACTGCTCTGAAAGAAAGCAAGCCTGTTTACATCAGCGTCGGCTGTAATCTACCTGCAATTCCTCACCCAACTTTTAGCCGAGAACCAGTTCCATTTTCTCTATCCCGCAAGTACGTTCCACAAATCTCCTTCCAACTTATAAGCATTGTTCCATATATGTTTTGATCTCATGTGGTTAATTTTTCAATGGTGTAGGATGAGTAACAAAATGGGTTTAGAAGCCGCTGTTGAGGCTGCATCAATGTTCTTAAACAAGGCAGTGAAACCTGTAATGGTGGGTGGACCTAAACTCCGAGTTGCAAACGCCTGCCAAGCGTTTGTTGAAATGGCAGATGCTTCAGGCTATGCTCTTGCAGTAACCCCATCAGGAAAAGGGCTTGTTCCCGAACACCACCCTCACTTCATCGGAACATATTGGGGTGCTGTAAGCACTGCTTTCTGTGCAGAAATTGTTGAATCAGCTGATGCTTATGTGTTTGCTGGACCTATATTCAACGATTACAGCTCCGTAGGTTACTCTCTCCTTTTGAAAAAAGAGAAAGCACTCATTATACAACCCGATCGTGTCACCATTGGAAACGGGCCCACTTTTGGTTGTATTCTAATGAAGGATTTCTTGCAAGCGTTATCCAAAAAGCTTAAAAAGAATACCACTGCATATGAGAATTACCATCGGATATTCATCCCTGAAGGACACCCACTACAATGCGCCCCCAAAGAGCCATTAAGAGTCAATGTTCTCTTTGAACACATACAGAAAATGTTGTCAAGTGACACAGCTGTGATTGCTGAAACAGGGGACTCCTGGTTCAATTGTCAGAAACTTAAACTGCCACAAGGCTGTGGGTAAGCATCAAAGAatgtttttctttttctattaACAAATTAATGTTAATAATCTTGAATTTTGGGTGTTGTAGGTATGAATTCCAGATGCAATATGGGTCGATTGGTTGGTCAGTTGGTGCCACCCTTGGTTATGCACAGGCTGCAACCGATAAGAGGGTGATTGCTTGCATTGGTGATGGAAGTTTTCAGGTGACAGCTCAAGATGTGTCCACAATGCTACGATGTGGGCAAAAAAACATCATATTTCTGATAAACAATGGTGGCTACACCATTGAGGTAGAGATTCATGATGGGCCCTACAATGTGATCAAGAATTGGAACTACACAGGATTGGTTGACGCAATACATAACGGCCAGGGCAACTGTTGGACCACCAAGGTTAGTTATTTCAACAAAAACCGTCTGACTTTTTAAAACCGGGCCATAAATATCATGGTCCGGTCCAGTCTACATGTAGAAGCATCTCTATCTGTGTGTGGAGGTGAGAATTAACCGGATGAAATTTGTAGGTATTTTGTGAAGAGGATCTAATTAAAGCGATTGAGATTGCGACGGTGGAAAAGAAGGATTGTTTGTGTTTTATTGAGGTGATGGCCCACAAGGATGATACAAGCAAAGAGTTGTTGGAATGGGGTTCGAGAGTTTCGGCTGCTAATAGCCGTCCTCCCAACCCTCAGTAAAAAGCTTTTCATACGTGCAAAGCTTTTAGTTTGGTGCTATAGTTGTGATATCATGAGATATTTAGTTTGGTATTGTTTGTTATAAGAATGTTTGTTTTATTGATCATAAAGGCATATAGACTAAAATTAATTTGCAAGTATATGCAATGATTTGACGATGAATTTGATTGAAGGAGGTCTTTGGTGCATTGaaattataaaattattattatttttaactttgTTCATTTCTATCAATTAGATTGTCTATTTTTTAATTTCTGAAAACTTAAATAATTTTGTGTTAAAAGATATTAGAAGTATAAATTTAACTAGATTATATCCCGCGTTAAAcgtataaaaaaacatataatcgttcatagatattgtataatgattataaaaaaatatatggttattggtattattaAAACGTGTAGAAAATATATTGAAaacgataaatatatataattattaaaagaTCTTTTAGTAgacatcattttttgttttattagttgaacgactttcctcgcctcatatagttatgatatttatatatttataagcattttaattagaCGTTCTTTGTATAATAATGttacctaatttaaacatatattgacaacctatataccgttttttctattacattaaatattgacaactatttcatttattcgaataaagttatgtaatataatttataaaatgttaaatgttatatagatttaattttagtatatcatcaatggagattcttttctaaatcatgattggtttattttaaattgattataaatataaatgctagcttttatgtttgttcttatttatttggtgttcgcaagaactttgcattagttttggcgcaactttgaataattttattatatcatcaatgtaatttgatatatctttcaattatatgaaatatcaaataatgacatttcattactattatgataatttagtttatatattgcattttcactaatcttaacggtcttattttttctaataactgtaacgcttttactaaatgtactttttacaaatctcctaatatcttataatttttatcttactttataatttttcataactatgttattttcaagattgactgctttaatagtgtttttttttttttttcagtctattcaattttatatttcattgtacaacatcatcgtttgtatgtattctgaaatttcactttaaaaatgcttaaagtttacaccttgatattaatttttttaataaactcatgtaataattatgaaatatatatctcattttaattaacattcacttcctttattatatcaaattcctcattaaacggatatacttttggaaaataataattataatagggtagcattatctaagacgtaaatgtttgatatacttttggagaaaaaaaaaccaggatcattaaaaaaatttatataaagaaaatacaaatttaaattttttgaaattatggatgaaattactggcgaaaatttattttggagggggttgtattttgtaaggtataataatattacaaaatttgaaatatctatatttgttgtgtaaattaataaactttattgttactatacaaagataaaaaagtaggttgatatgatatacaaaaacataataatttcaatgatattttaaaatcatgccaaaattaaccggattcttgtgacataaaaattaaaaaaaaatcataatcatctctaatatataaaagtaacattttcgtaattaatgtcagttcccaagatagttaaattttgttttgttaaagatatctaatatcttttcatgtttatttgaaaagtttcagaaaagtagttaactgatttcgtgtaatttgtgacaaagaaatcgaaatatatgaatacatacattCGATATAATTAAgaacaaaaaataatcgaaaaaaatataaaaaacgaaagaaggtactgaccttctagCGCACAAGAGTGAATGTTTATAGCAGagaatgatgatggaagttataagcaatattaacgatgtt encodes:
- the LOC111882751 gene encoding pyruvate decarboxylase 1 codes for the protein MDTKIGNVDVVTTPNGNVGCPPKIGGASCVQSSSVPFNSTEATLGRHLARRLVQIGISDVFSVPGDFNLTLLDHLIAEPGLNLVGCCNELNAGYAADGYARSRGVGACVVTFTVGGLSVLNAIAGAYSENLPIICIVGGPNSNDYGTNRILHHTIGSPDFSQELRCFQTVTCYQAVVNNLEDAHELIDTAISTALKESKPVYISVGCNLPAIPHPTFSREPVPFSLSRKMSNKMGLEAAVEAASMFLNKAVKPVMVGGPKLRVANACQAFVEMADASGYALAVTPSGKGLVPEHHPHFIGTYWGAVSTAFCAEIVESADAYVFAGPIFNDYSSVGYSLLLKKEKALIIQPDRVTIGNGPTFGCILMKDFLQALSKKLKKNTTAYENYHRIFIPEGHPLQCAPKEPLRVNVLFEHIQKMLSSDTAVIAETGDSWFNCQKLKLPQGCGYEFQMQYGSIGWSVGATLGYAQAATDKRVIACIGDGSFQVTAQDVSTMLRCGQKNIIFLINNGGYTIEVEIHDGPYNVIKNWNYTGLVDAIHNGQGNCWTTKVFCEEDLIKAIEIATVEKKDCLCFIEVMAHKDDTSKELLEWGSRVSAANSRPPNPQ